The window ATTTTTGGTACATGCATTGATGTggttaataaaacaaaatgttttttggCTTCtaaatttaacataaaagATTTGGGAGAAGCCAAAGTTGTTTTGGGTATTAAAATCATAAGATGTGATAGTGGCTTAATGCTAACACAAGAGCATTATGTTGAGAGACTACTTAAAAGGTTTGAACATTTTGATGTCACACTTATGAGTACTCCTTATGATAGTAATAtccaattaaagaaaaataaaggtgATAGTGTAGCTCAGTTTGAGTGTGCACAGATTATTGGGAGTTTGATGCATTTGATGAATTATACTCGACCAGATATAGCTTATGATGTATGTAGATTGAACAGATATACACAAAGTCCTAATAGAGATCATTGGACTGCCTTGAGTAAGGTGatgaaatatttgaaaggtACCATAaactatggtattttatataatggaTTTTTTGCTGTATTAGAAGGATACAGTGATGCTAACTGGATCTCAGATTCAGATGAGACGAAATCTACAAGTGGTTATGTATTCACCCTTGGTGGGGGTGCTATAACTTGGAAATCAGccaaacaaataataattgcTAAATCTACAATTGAGTCAGAATTTGTAGCTTTAGAGTTGGCTGGTAATGAGGCTGAGTGGTTGAGAAACCTCTTAGCAGATATTCTATTGGGAATGGAACCAACACCTTTTGTGTCCATGCATTGTGATTGCCAAGCGACAATAGCcattggaaaaaataaaactttcaacGGTAAATATAGACACATTCGTTTGAGACATGATGTAGTAAAGCATCTGCTTAGAGATGGAATTATATCCATTAATTATGTGAAGTCAGAGTTGAATTTGGTCGATCCTCTGACTAAGCCCCTGGGAAGAAAATTAGATAATGCTACATCGAGGAGAATGGGACTTAAGCCAAATGAGGAAATCAACAAATAATAGTAACCCAACCTATGTGATTGGAAATCCCATGAATTAGGTTCATATGGGTAATAACAAGTTATTTGTTGATAAATTAATGCACTGTTGAAATTATTGTCCCTCTTATGGTGTGTAAGTAGTGCAAAACTACAATGTAAGAGAGGTTGAGTTAAACTCTTAATGCATTCCATGTTCCTTATGGGTAGTGTATTATACTGCAGTATACACTTGATGAAATCAACCTATATAAGTGTGGAGTGGGGCCGCTCCTATGAGAATTATGGCAAATTCTCTAAAGCACTTATGAATAACCAGGCACGCGCATGGCCTATTTGGGCAAAACCGCGTTGAATAGCAGAAATTATGGGGGTGTAATGTGATTGATGAAAACTATATTTCATATAAAGAATTTTGGTTAATATAAGTTACAAACTTAACCAAAATTCTGTGACTTATATTTCATTCTTTCTAGGGGTGGTTCATAGCTTAAAAGGCACCAGTCACGATGCATTACattcaaatgaaatttgaCCCAGTAAAACTTCTTataaaaccttatgaaatatgtgggggattgttgaaaaataatgtatttcataaggttCAAACATCTCACATTACCAAAATACATAAAAGGTGAATGCCTTATATTGGGAAACCAACTATGGGTTTGTTGCAAGCAAGGAAAATGGAGTGGGCTCACGCGCACACAAAATTGGGCCAAACCTTTAGAAACTTCAGATTCCCCCTCCCCCGTGCGCGCCAGTATACACGTGGGCTGTGCCTAAAGTCCAACTCTACTGTGCTTACCTCAATGTTTATCCTGGTTTTGCTCCAACGTGTGTTTGACTTGGTATAACTGACCAGGTTTTCCTCAACTCCTTGATCTGGTCACACCCTCACTCACAAGACACACcaaagcttttcttttctaaagCTTTCTCCGTTACTTCCTTCTgcctcttttcttctcttaagCTTTCTCTATtgggttttcttcttttttcctttctgttGTTCTTGTCATCCCTTAATAGTTTATACAAACTATAAAGAATGATCTGTTGAATCCTGAAGGATAACCGTTACAGTCCTTTtgcactgagttttatactccgAAGGAGcgaaaattatccttaaggaCAATGATATCACGCCTTAGATCAATTACTGTTTTtactaattttatatttttttgtttctaataTTTTTCTAACAGTATTGACCTGACATAGGAAGGCGGTGATACCAGGAACAGATAATTCAGATCGATTACAGCGATGCTTGGCAGCATGCTTACAATGTCATGACACGACGTTCTTCACtgtttatttaataaatattcttGAATATTGCATTGATGATCATAGCTTTTGCCTCAAAGCATTCTAGTGACTCGTCCAAGTTCTCTTGAATGAGAGCTGGGAGAGTGGTCACGGGCTCTTTaagttctctctctctctctctctctctctctccaatTGAATTAGTGGTAAAAGAGAAATTCCAACAAAATGTTGCAACAATGAGGTTTCAACTTTTACAAGACAACCGTTGAGAGGCCTGAAATAAGAGGGTGGCGAGCTTTGAATTGCTAATTTTGCTTGGAATTTCTTCACCTTCATCTTCCGATAAGAGTCCATGTCTTTCTCCTGACAACAAACCCTGCATCTTCAGCCCATTTTCCAGCTCTATGGCCTCATTTAATCTTCTTACTACTctttcaaagcaaaaatatcGTCCAGAAGCCCCATAATCCATGGCTTCATAAACATGGACATGTGCTTCAGCCACTTTCTTCACATCTGAAATTGCTAAGTAGCCTTGTTGTAGCATGATCTGGCCTCCTGTGTACCAAATATAGCCATGGTAACTTAATTAAtacacaataaaaatataaactcaAAGCAAGGCAGATGATTAAATGCGATATTTTGCACAATCTTGAGCTTTATGTAGTTGTAAATGTTCGATTAATGTATGTACCTTTAAGGTATGGTATAGAAGTTTCTTTGTGAGCAGTTGGAAATGTGGGAGCCATGAGAAGACCAGGGCATAAAGTAACAAGTTTTACTTTTAGTTCTCCTGCCTTCATCCAAGCAACTTTCTCAGCCTTGGTGTTACCCAAAGCAAGCCAGAGCTGTTAGCCAAAACAAAGAATACCGTAAGTATTTGGAGCTCAGGGCTAAATTTAGAACTGTAGGACAAGAAGCAAAATGGTAATATAAAGAGGATGAAGGTTCCTTTAATTGTAATTCAAGGGGGGGAATTCTCCAAAAAGAGATGTTAGGAAGAAGAAAGGCAATACCAGATATAAATGTGAGATAAGATATAACCAGGAAAAAAAAGATACTGTTCCAATACATGTTTAGATAAGAGGGTTCAGGATGTAACCAGCTAAGCGTAGTTCTTGTGGTAGTCCCAATGACAGAGACATGAAGTACCTTATTTTCTCTGCAAAATTCCTCACTGCTCCAACAGCTCTCATCAATGGTCCTATCTATATTGTCGTTTCTCCAAATAGATGCTAGAAGAGAAGATGTGAAGATACACCTCTTTATATAGGCTGCCTTAGCACAAGCTTTCATGACATTCCTTGCCCCTTCAGTCTCAAGAAATGCCATTTGTTCCTGAAATCATCAAGCAAAGTTGTCAGTTGCACAAATTACCAAAAGCAGAGAAAGTCACAAAGCTACTTGCTAGAAAATCACATGCAGCAGATGTTGCTGCTCCAATCCCATTGTGAAGGAAAACCAGAATTAATCTATGCATGTGGTAAAGTCCTTTCTCGTTGTGCATTTTCAGTTAGCATTGAGGAGTCGATATGTTCTTGTCGATAATACTAATACAATGCTGCCATCTGCCTACTAGCATAACCTCTCCTGAAGATTGCTATGCCTATTAATTTGGAACACCAAGCATGGAAAGCTGATGTCACTATATCAGCCTTAACTTACTAAGAAGAATTTCAAGGCCACTCTCAGGAATCAATATCAGAAGTCAACCActtgttcttcattttcaGATTAAACATAATTGGACATTAGTTCTGCATAAATCAAGAAATTCTTCTTGGCAAGTTAGTGGTAAGAAGACTAGATGAACTGAAATATAGTGGTCCAGTTTTTAAGTAGTGAAAACACAAAATAAACGTACCGAATAACCAGAGATCCCATGTGGATCAATGAAGGAGGACGTATGAAAAACAGCATGGCAGCCTCTAAAAGCATCACAGAGACTTTCTGAATCTTCTATCTTTGCTACCACCACACTTTCCAATAGATTTAACTCTTCCACCCCCATCAGATCTTTCACATCTTCAAATTCCGCTGTTCAATGGAAAAACAAAGCTGGTTTGCAGAAGAACATCGTTGTTGTAACAATatttaactaagaaaataaagatgCCATAAATTAGCTAGGGGTCCTCCAAAATATTGACATGATGTTGGTCATTGGAGTAAAGAGACGGTTTCAAGCTGAACTGGTCATTGGAGTAAAGGATGTCagagttttcttttcctttttttcttctctgttGTCCTCTCAAATGGCGACCAGAACATATGAAAGGAACATAATGAAGAGATGCATTCAGAAAACCCCTACCATGGTATCTATTTTCAAAGACCAATATTAGGAAGGTACAAGGGAAAATTCTTTTGCAGGGATACAAACTGAATATTGCATTAACTTGAaccatttattttgttctgaGCGCATATCAATCCGCTCAACAAGGGCTGGTTTCCCATGTTACAAATTCAACAGTTTCTGCAACCATGGATGTTTACTGACTGCTTCAGGAGTCAGGACTGGCGAGCCACTCTATTGACTAATAAAACCTAAACATAATTGCAATTTCGGAAACAGGGAAAAGAAGAATTGGCATAAAGAACTTATATAAAATCCATTTCCTCCTGCAACTGTGTTTTATTGCttgcagaaaaaaaaattaacatactTTGACTAATTACCTTCATGTTGAATGGTGACTCGAACAAGGTAACTACGAGCCAATAGCTCCTTCACAATGCAAGAACCTAAGTAAGAGTTCCCACTAGTCacacatatcagtttcttctCTCTTGCACTCAAACTAGAACTAAAAATATTCCCGACACACTTTTGCTCCTTTCCTAAAACAGGCACCAAGAATGGTTTTGGAACCGCCACTTCTTTcatctctctgtctctctgtctctctctaaAAAGGTCTGAACTTTATATCTGAGGGGCCTGTTGCAGGGTAGATGGAGAATATTAGATGGAAAGACACGAGGGTGGTAAGTGGAGGCTCCACTCTAGGATGACCAAAACTAATTCAAGACCAATTATCTACTTAAATCAAatacaatttaaataaaataatttgatttaattgatCCATTAGATCAATTGGTCTAAAATATTTGATCTAATTAATTTGTTGATTAGttcttgattttaaaattttagacCAATCTATCCAAAAatcaaactaattttttatatatttatatcatatatatttttttatatattaaaaataattgataataaacttttttttataattaggggAGAAGAAATTCGAACCTTACTCTTTAAATAGAAGGATCATATACTAACTAATGAATCAAATACTCAGAGTGCTAATTGAtagtaaacttaattaaaaatatacttaaaatatattaagtaTTATACGtacatatataaatcataatcatagtaatttaatatcagtatatatatatatatttatttattaataaatctatattaatataaaattacaaattatatatttaaatgatataatttatatgttaatattataatatattatagtaaatatcctacatattaatatattataattaatacaccttaataatattttgtaatataaaatggtatgaatatatataattgtataaataatatatatttaatttatatataaacaataCTGTAACTTATAATAGACTTTATTTATATNATTAGTTAtaatttatacaaactttgatataaaacattataacatataagttatgccattaattatatatatatatatatatttataaattataataaagtcatatactatatatacatatattcaatttatacataagtattattataacttataatagactttatttatatgatta is drawn from Theobroma cacao cultivar B97-61/B2 chromosome 4, Criollo_cocoa_genome_V2, whole genome shotgun sequence and contains these coding sequences:
- the LOC18602142 gene encoding cinnamoyl-CoA reductase 2, whose product is MKEVAVPKPFLVPVLGKEQKCVGNIFSSSLSAREKKLICVTSGNSYLGSCIVKELLARSYLVRVTIQHEAEFEDVKDLMGVEELNLLESVVVAKIEDSESLCDAFRGCHAVFHTSSFIDPHGISGYSEQMAFLETEGARNVMKACAKAAYIKRCIFTSSLLASIWRNDNIDRTIDESCWSSEEFCRENKLWLALGNTKAEKVAWMKAGELKVKLVTLCPGLLMAPTFPTAHKETSIPYLKGGQIMLQQGYLAISDVKKVAEAHVHVYEAMDYGASGRYFCFERVVRRLNEAIELENGLKMQGLLSGERHGLLSEDEGEEIPSKISNSKLATLLFQASQRLSCKS